From Salvia splendens isolate huo1 chromosome 3, SspV2, whole genome shotgun sequence, a single genomic window includes:
- the LOC121794519 gene encoding myosin-11-like isoform X1 — MEMERKVSPAAGEAEGFASLEIPYDATVAVAESAANSVDQIDPVTPSNGSAFDSFQSLPTDVMPAEEDTFVDCPDEIETLESQQNSEEKDNLQDDLADGPDSGIKVPEMIAEIELLRDKLEKSVFEKEQLAQDYEGERAVLMRELSKLCNKLKVSNEQHLAADDNAEGFINHHQNEVVTWDATTLGYGVSLHEVINECSRLLEIATNERQQTEKKVSELHSVVSSKHQEIDFLNAKIADLTESSNLATSAANSKYDDISQLYEAQLETDRHIEETANRILSSLPTVDHHDELWNRPRIEKIYNIENSVSFLVEKYNILVYGSDQLKGCLNEVGLDFSNIDEIGTFALANDKILELRRKEEDMYQKLRNLENENRSLVEQLEKQNLALEHAHAEIRRLGAEVEKEKNRYANTKEKLGMAATKGKALVQQRDSLKQLLLEKTSELDRCSIELQEKFTALESLAEKEMVLQKCGDILSESLETKELQPTDIAESVRWLADENKSLKDISLQYCKLSGTLSSFDFPEAVASSELDVRIHWLAESSYVLKEEAMKLQHEIAKTVEAANGKIEQLTTSLLAEIQEKNILQTELEVLRSDHKALERSQNELAETRQAVNNEIDRLTSSLLAESQEKSHLQLELENLRQKYEGVVEKEYQISLEKADMQKILDQLEARCALVKEKLSMAAKKGKWLVQERESLKGSINEKNAEIDNLKSELQQSVTKFSECQDQISKLLVDVERISHLERDLVSTKEQKDQLEQFLAESNSMLLRFTESIEGISTPSDLSFNEPVEKVKWIAGYLSENEISKTKIEQELRSSHDEASLLASKLSEAQAVMKSLEDALLVVEKSRSELLDEKKELEISKSLVEEELQKEKEKASSHTTKYEELLASTKALEDALSIAEENVSRFTNERDVAVEEKSLAEEQLNKLKEELSDHVTKLGDADKIIQSLEDALSQAQNNASVLAEENIKVQTGQADLDGEIKRIREETDLLASKLSESFVTIQSLEGKLLNSQNNMADLVQKKENAEKQINSLTSKLESCMEELAGNRSSLRSRTLELSGQLDSLQLLLKDETLSTLLGQCFQRKFESLKSIDFLLKEIWDCSLEMDSELQQNSPVMKDDSALSTTFPSNIEVALPNLELLNGVGNAIDDESMFDIEKMVKSYHLRSKILADNFDKLSTLFDESMDATLRWLHLRKDRVVNAMKYTCSLKDQVKDIETDKKRQEDTIASLEYDIRVLLSACTDATQGLELNINEAVSKLRSIDKLVNLDSRLSMDLEAVNDDGDIALSTDHVKKAQKLLLAARRNQDLGIVFQDAISKLVNITENMQNKLKETQLASDEILEERDAYKDKIWKLETDLKEQQNLQHEITIELEDMRSKLKEAQVNCDEALEERDLYKEKIWKSEADLKAQQEEINEMAIKLEDQMKKEDELRKREAELSISFSKFHELEETLSASQVKSIIDKVKLVNVPDAAFAFGDSDNSTNVRKLFYVVDSFSDYMEQASLLSHQNGELHSTIDKQILDIEQLKRQVEEYVANEKNFEKLDKLLELESGLQLIAKKLGAGDVMNDSKVNGALWLLPLLEKLVADVMHESESLKLKNEDLGAKLLGAQKAVDDLSNKVKLLEDIDKSRAILPEIDQERRTSVASLSTQTEISEMQDVAALAKSNNIPSVSSAAHVRSLRKASNDYLAINIESEAERLINDKGLNDDKGQAFKPLVTSGMIPRQGKTFADRVDGIWMNGSEL; from the exons ATAGATCCCGTCACCCCAAGCAATGGATCTGCTTTTGATTCTTTCCAAAGTTTACCAACAGACGTGATGCCAGCAGAGGAGGATACATTTGTTGACTGTCCAGATGAAATAGAAACTTTGGAATCCCAACAGAACTCCGAGGAAAAGGATAATCTACAAGATGATCTAGCTGATGGACCAGATAGTGGAATCAAAGTCCCTGAAATGATAGCTGAGATAGAACTGCTGCGAGATAAGCTTGAGAAGAGTGTTTTCGAGAAAGAGCAACTGGCACAAGACTACGAG GGAGAAAGAGCGGTACTTATGCGTGAACTTTCCAAACTCTGTAACAAGTTGAAGGTGTCGAATGAGCAGCACCTTGCAGCAGATGACAATGCCGAAGGATTCATTAATCATCATCAAAACGAAGTGGTAACTTGGGATGCAACGACTTTGGGATATGGTGTCTCTTTGCATGAGGTTATAAATGAGTGCTCTAGATTGCTTGAAATTGCTACCAATGAACGTCAGCAGACCGAGAAGAAAGTGAGTGAGCTCCATTCTGTAGTATCTTCAAAACACCAGGAAATTGATTTTCTCAATGCAAAGATTGCTGACCTAACTGAATCAAGCAATTTAGCTACATCTGCtgcaaattcaaaatatgatgATATATCCCAATTATATGAAGCCCAACTTGAGACAGATCGGCATATTGAAGAAACTGCAAACAGGATTCTATCATCCCTGCCCACAGTGGATCATCATGATGAACTGTGGAACAGGCCTCGCATTGAAAAGATTTATAATATCGAGAATTCTGTCTCATTTTTGGTGGAAAAGTATAATATTCTAGTTTATGGAAGTGACCAGCTTAAGGGATGTTTAAACGAGGTAGGATTAGATTTCAGCAACATTGATGAAATCGGAACTTTTGCCTTGGCCAATGATAAAATTCTCGAACTTAGAAGGAAAGAAGAGGATATGTACCAGAAACTTagaaatttagaaaatgaaaataggAGTTTGGTGGAACAATTAGAGAAACAAAATTTAGCTCTTGAACATGCGCATGCAGAAATTCGAAGACTTGGTGCAGAagttgaaaaagaaaagaacagGTATGCAAACACAAAAGAGAAGCTTGGCATGGCCGCGACTAAGGGAAAGGCATTGGTACAGCAGAGAGATTCCCTGAAGCAATTGTTGCTAGAGAAAACTAGCGAGTTGGATCGATGCTCAATTGAACTGCAAGAGAAGTTTACTGCTCTAGAGTCTCTTGCAGAGAAGGAAATGGTTCTTCAGAAATGTGGAGACATATTATCCGAGAGTTTGGAAACTAAGGAACTTCAACCAACAGATATCGCTGAGTCGGTCAGATGGCTTGCAGATGAGAACAAATCACTTAAGGATATATCTCTACAGTATTGTAAACTGAGTGGGACATTATCTTCTTTTGATTTTCCTGAAGCAGTGGCTTCAAGTGAATTAGATGTGCGCATTCATTGGCTTGCAGAATCATCTTACGTGCTTAAAGAAGAAGCTATGAAGTTACAACATGAGATAGCTAAAACAGTAGAGGCTGCAAATGGGAAGATCGAGCAACTTACTACATCACTTTTAGCTGAAATACAGGAGAAGAATATTCTGCAAACCGAACTGGAGGTTTTGAGAAGTGACCATAAAGCTCTTGAAAGGTCACAAAATGAGCTAGCTGAAACTAGGCAGGCTGTAAACAATGAGATTGATCGCCTAACATCATCTCTTTTGGCAGAATCACAAGAGAAGAGCCATCTCCAGTTGGAACTGGAGAACTTGAGACAGAAATATGAAGGAGTTGTTGAAAAGGAATATCAGATTTCATTGGAGAAGGCTGACATGCAGAAAATCCTTGATCAATTAGAGGCTAGATGTGCTTTAGTGAAAGAGAAGTTATCGATGGCAGCTAAAAAAGGTAAGTGGCTTGTTCAGGAACGGGAAAGCCTGAAAGGTTCTATAAATGAAAAGAATGCAGAAATCGACAATTTGAAGTCTGAACTGCAGCAATCTGTGACCAAATTTTCTGAATGCCAGGATCAGATCTCTAAGTTGTTAGTTGATGTGGAGCGTATATCCCACTTGGAGAGAGACCTAGTCTCTACCAAGGAACAAAAAGATCAACTTGAGCAGTTCTTAGCAGAGAGCAACAGTATGCTACTAAGATTCACAGAGTCAATTGAAGGGATTAGTACTCCGAGTGATCTCTCCTTCAATGAGCCTGTAGAAAAGGTAAAATGGATTGCTGGATATCTTAGtgaaaatgaaatttcaaaGACAAAAATTGAACAAGAACTGAGGAGTTCACATGATGAAGCCAGTTTGTTGGCCAGCAAATTATCTGAAGCCCAGGCAGTGATGAAGTCACTTGAAGATGCCTTATTGGTTGTAGAAAAGAGCAGGTCTGAGCTCTTGGATGAGAAGAAAGAACTTGAGATTTCCAAGTCTCTTGTGGAGGAGGAGCTACAGAAGGAAAAAGAGAAAGCTTCTTCACATACAACCAAGTATGAAGAGCTTTTAGCGAGTACAAAAGCTCTTGAAGATGCTCTATCAATAGCAGAAGAAAATGTTTCCAGGTTCACGAACGAGAGAGATGTAGCTGTAGAAGAAAAATCTCTTGCTGAAGAGcagttaaataaattaaaggaGGAGCTTTCTGACCACGTTACAAAACTTGGTGATGCTGACAAAATTATTCAGTCCCTTGAAGATGCGTTGTCTCAGGCACAGAATAATGCTTCAGTACTAGCTGAAGAGAACATTAAAGTTCAAACTGGCCAGGCTGATTTGGATGGTGAGATAAAGAGAATTAGAGAAGAAACCGACTTGCTTGCTAGCAAGCTCTCTGAATCCTTTGTAACAATCCAATCGCTTGAGGGAAAATTACTAAATTCACAGAATAACATGGCGGATCTGGttcagaaaaaagaaaatgctgAGAAACAGATAAATTCACTTACCTCTAAACTGGAATCTTGCATGGAGGAGTTAGCTGGGAACCGAAGTAGCCTACGGAGTCGCACTTTGGAGCTCTCTGGTCAGCTTGACAGTCTTCAATTACTTCTAAAAGATGAGACTCTTTCAACCTTGCTTGGGCAATGTTTCCAGAGAAAATTTGAGAGCTTAAAGAGCATAGATTTTCTACTTAAAGAGATCTGGGACTGTTCCCTGGAAATGGACTCTGAATTGCAGCAAAACAGTCCTGTCATGAAG GACGATTCGGCTCTTTCAACTACTTTCCCATCTAACATTGAGGTCGCCCTTCCAAACTTGGAATTGTTGAATGGTGTGGGAAATGCCATTGATGATGAGAGCATGTTTGACATTGAGAAGATGGTTAAAAGCTATCACCTGAGAAGCAAAATTCTGGCTGATAATTTTGATAAGTTATCTACACTTTTCGATGAGTCAATGGATGCTACGTTGAGATGGTTACACTTAAGAAAAGATAGAGTAGTCAATGCAATGAAATATACATGCTCTCTCAAAGATCAAGTGAAGGACATTGAAACAGATAAGAAGAGGCAGGAGGATACTATAGCATCACTGGAATATGATATCAGAGTTTTGTTGTCTGCTTGTACTGATGCTACTCAGGGATTGGAGTTGAATATAAATGAAGCTGTGTCCAAGCTGAGATCTATCGATAAATTGGTAAACCTAGACAGCAGATTGTCCATGGATTTGGAAGCAGTCAACGATGATGGAGACATAGCACTTTCTACTGATCATGTGAAGAAGGCTCAAAAGCTACTACTTGCTGCAAGACGGAATCAAGATCTTGGTATCGTGTTTCAGGATGCTATAAGTAAGTTGGTGAATATTACCGAGAATATGCAGAACAAACTGAAAGAAACTCAGCTGGCTTCTGATGAGATCTTGGAAGAAAGAGATGCATACAAAGACAAAATCTGGAAACTGGAAACTGATCTGAAAGAACAGCAGAACTTGCAACATGAGATTACTATCGAACTAGAAGATATGCGGAGCAAACTGAAAGAAGCGCAAGTAAATTGTGATGAAGCCTTGGAGGAAAGAGATCTATACAAGGAAAAAATATGGAAATCGGAGGCTGATCTGAAAGCACAGCAAGAAGAAATCAATGAAATGGCAATTAAGCTAGAAGATCAGATGAAAAAAGAGGATGAACTGAGGAAAAGAGAAGCAGAGTTGTCTATTTCGTTCTCCAAATTTCACG AACTGGAGGAGACTTTATCGGCATCTCAAGTTAAATCCattattgataaagtaaaactgGTTAATGTTCCTGACGCTGCGTTTGCCTTTGGAGATTCAGATAATTCAACCAATGTAAGAAAGCTGTTCTATGTCGTAGATAGTTTTAGTGACTATATGGAGCAGGCAAGCTTGCTATCTCATCAGAATGGAGAGCTTCACTCAACCATTGATAAGCAGATTCTCGACATAGAACAGCTGAAGAGGCAAGTCGAAGAGTACGTAGCCAACGAGAAAAATTTCGAAAAGCTGGACAAGTTGTTAGAGCTTGAATCAGGTTTACAGCTTATTGCAAAGAAGCTGGGAGCTGGTGATGTGATGAATGATTCCAAAGTAAATGGGGCATTATGGCTCCTTCCCTTGCTCGAAAAACTAGTTGCAGATGTGATGCACGAGTCTGAATCTCTGAAACTTAAAAATGAAGACCTTGGTGCCAAATTGCTTGGGGCCCAAAAGGCTGTGGATGATTTGTCAAACAAGGTTAAATTACTAGAAGACATTGATAAATCCAGAGCCATTCTACCAGAGATAGACCAGGAAAGAAGAACATCTGTAGCTTCCTTGTCTACTCAGACGGAGATATCAGAAATGCAAGACGTG GCAGCACTCGCCAAGAGCAACAACATTCCTTCTGTTTCATCTGCTGCCCACGTGCGTTCGTTGAGGAAGGCTTCAAATGATTACCTTGCTATCAATATTGAGTCTGAGGCCGAAAGGTTGATTAATGATAAGGGACTCAATGATGATAAAG GTCAAGCATTCAAGCCACTGGTTACTTCTGGTATGATTCCTAGACAGGGAAAAACATTTGCAGATCGAGTTGATGGAATCTG GATGAATGGGAGCGAGCTTTGA
- the LOC121794519 gene encoding myosin-11-like isoform X2 encodes MEMERKVSPAAGEAEGFASLEIPYDATVAVAESAANSVDQIDPVTPSNGSAFDSFQSLPTDVMPAEEDTFVDCPDEIETLESQQNSEEKDNLQDDLADGPDSGIKVPEMIAEIELLRDKLEKSVFEKEQLAQDYEGERAVLMRELSKLCNKLKVSNEQHLAADDNAEGFINHHQNEVVTWDATTLGYGVSLHEVINECSRLLEIATNERQQTEKKVSELHSVVSSKHQEIDFLNAKIADLTESSNLATSAANSKYDDISQLYEAQLETDRHIEETANRILSSLPTVDHHDELWNRPRIEKIYNIENSVSFLVEKYNILVYGSDQLKGCLNEVGLDFSNIDEIGTFALANDKILELRRKEEDMYQKLRNLENENRSLVEQLEKQNLALEHAHAEIRRLGAEVEKEKNRYANTKEKLGMAATKGKALVQQRDSLKQLLLEKTSELDRCSIELQEKFTALESLAEKEMVLQKCGDILSESLETKELQPTDIAESVRWLADENKSLKDISLQYCKLSGTLSSFDFPEAVASSELDVRIHWLAESSYVLKEEAMKLQHEIAKTVEAANGKIEQLTTSLLAEIQEKNILQTELEVLRSDHKALERSQNELAETRQAVNNEIDRLTSSLLAESQEKSHLQLELENLRQKYEGVVEKEYQISLEKADMQKILDQLEARCALVKEKLSMAAKKGKWLVQERESLKGSINEKNAEIDNLKSELQQSVTKFSECQDQISKLLVDVERISHLERDLVSTKEQKDQLEQFLAESNSMLLRFTESIEGISTPSDLSFNEPVEKVKWIAGYLSENEISKTKIEQELRSSHDEASLLASKLSEAQAVMKSLEDALLVVEKSRSELLDEKKELEISKSLVEEELQKEKEKASSHTTKYEELLASTKALEDALSIAEENVSRFTNERDVAVEEKSLAEEQLNKLKEELSDHVTKLGDADKIIQSLEDALSQAQNNASVLAEENIKVQTGQADLDGEIKRIREETDLLASKLSESFVTIQSLEGKLLNSQNNMADLVQKKENAEKQINSLTSKLESCMEELAGNRSSLRSRTLELSGQLDSLQLLLKDETLSTLLGQCFQRKFESLKSIDFLLKEIWDCSLEMDSELQQNSPVMKDDSALSTTFPSNIEVALPNLELLNGVGNAIDDESMFDIEKMVKSYHLRSKILADNFDKLSTLFDESMDATLRWLHLRKDRVVNAMKYTCSLKDQVKDIETDKKRQEDTIASLEYDIRVLLSACTDATQGLELNINEAVSKLRSIDKLVNLDSRLSMDLEAVNDDGDIALSTDHVKKAQKLLLAARRNQDLGIVFQDAISKLVNITENMQNKLKETQLASDEILEERDAYKDKIWKLETDLKEQQNLQHEITIELEDMRSKLKEAQVNCDEALEERDLYKEKIWKSEADLKAQQEEINEMAIKLEDQMKKEDELRKREAELSISFSKFHELEETLSASQVKSIIDKVKLVNVPDAAFAFGDSDNSTNVRKLFYVVDSFSDYMEQASLLSHQNGELHSTIDKQILDIEQLKRQVEEYVANEKNFEKLDKLLELESGLQLIAKKLGAGDVMNDSKVNGALWLLPLLEKLVADVMHESESLKLKNEDLGAKLLGAQKAVDDLSNKVKLLEDIDKSRAILPEIDQERRTSVASLSTQTEISEMQDAALAKSNNIPSVSSAAHVRSLRKASNDYLAINIESEAERLINDKGLNDDKGQAFKPLVTSGMIPRQGKTFADRVDGIWMNGSEL; translated from the exons ATAGATCCCGTCACCCCAAGCAATGGATCTGCTTTTGATTCTTTCCAAAGTTTACCAACAGACGTGATGCCAGCAGAGGAGGATACATTTGTTGACTGTCCAGATGAAATAGAAACTTTGGAATCCCAACAGAACTCCGAGGAAAAGGATAATCTACAAGATGATCTAGCTGATGGACCAGATAGTGGAATCAAAGTCCCTGAAATGATAGCTGAGATAGAACTGCTGCGAGATAAGCTTGAGAAGAGTGTTTTCGAGAAAGAGCAACTGGCACAAGACTACGAG GGAGAAAGAGCGGTACTTATGCGTGAACTTTCCAAACTCTGTAACAAGTTGAAGGTGTCGAATGAGCAGCACCTTGCAGCAGATGACAATGCCGAAGGATTCATTAATCATCATCAAAACGAAGTGGTAACTTGGGATGCAACGACTTTGGGATATGGTGTCTCTTTGCATGAGGTTATAAATGAGTGCTCTAGATTGCTTGAAATTGCTACCAATGAACGTCAGCAGACCGAGAAGAAAGTGAGTGAGCTCCATTCTGTAGTATCTTCAAAACACCAGGAAATTGATTTTCTCAATGCAAAGATTGCTGACCTAACTGAATCAAGCAATTTAGCTACATCTGCtgcaaattcaaaatatgatgATATATCCCAATTATATGAAGCCCAACTTGAGACAGATCGGCATATTGAAGAAACTGCAAACAGGATTCTATCATCCCTGCCCACAGTGGATCATCATGATGAACTGTGGAACAGGCCTCGCATTGAAAAGATTTATAATATCGAGAATTCTGTCTCATTTTTGGTGGAAAAGTATAATATTCTAGTTTATGGAAGTGACCAGCTTAAGGGATGTTTAAACGAGGTAGGATTAGATTTCAGCAACATTGATGAAATCGGAACTTTTGCCTTGGCCAATGATAAAATTCTCGAACTTAGAAGGAAAGAAGAGGATATGTACCAGAAACTTagaaatttagaaaatgaaaataggAGTTTGGTGGAACAATTAGAGAAACAAAATTTAGCTCTTGAACATGCGCATGCAGAAATTCGAAGACTTGGTGCAGAagttgaaaaagaaaagaacagGTATGCAAACACAAAAGAGAAGCTTGGCATGGCCGCGACTAAGGGAAAGGCATTGGTACAGCAGAGAGATTCCCTGAAGCAATTGTTGCTAGAGAAAACTAGCGAGTTGGATCGATGCTCAATTGAACTGCAAGAGAAGTTTACTGCTCTAGAGTCTCTTGCAGAGAAGGAAATGGTTCTTCAGAAATGTGGAGACATATTATCCGAGAGTTTGGAAACTAAGGAACTTCAACCAACAGATATCGCTGAGTCGGTCAGATGGCTTGCAGATGAGAACAAATCACTTAAGGATATATCTCTACAGTATTGTAAACTGAGTGGGACATTATCTTCTTTTGATTTTCCTGAAGCAGTGGCTTCAAGTGAATTAGATGTGCGCATTCATTGGCTTGCAGAATCATCTTACGTGCTTAAAGAAGAAGCTATGAAGTTACAACATGAGATAGCTAAAACAGTAGAGGCTGCAAATGGGAAGATCGAGCAACTTACTACATCACTTTTAGCTGAAATACAGGAGAAGAATATTCTGCAAACCGAACTGGAGGTTTTGAGAAGTGACCATAAAGCTCTTGAAAGGTCACAAAATGAGCTAGCTGAAACTAGGCAGGCTGTAAACAATGAGATTGATCGCCTAACATCATCTCTTTTGGCAGAATCACAAGAGAAGAGCCATCTCCAGTTGGAACTGGAGAACTTGAGACAGAAATATGAAGGAGTTGTTGAAAAGGAATATCAGATTTCATTGGAGAAGGCTGACATGCAGAAAATCCTTGATCAATTAGAGGCTAGATGTGCTTTAGTGAAAGAGAAGTTATCGATGGCAGCTAAAAAAGGTAAGTGGCTTGTTCAGGAACGGGAAAGCCTGAAAGGTTCTATAAATGAAAAGAATGCAGAAATCGACAATTTGAAGTCTGAACTGCAGCAATCTGTGACCAAATTTTCTGAATGCCAGGATCAGATCTCTAAGTTGTTAGTTGATGTGGAGCGTATATCCCACTTGGAGAGAGACCTAGTCTCTACCAAGGAACAAAAAGATCAACTTGAGCAGTTCTTAGCAGAGAGCAACAGTATGCTACTAAGATTCACAGAGTCAATTGAAGGGATTAGTACTCCGAGTGATCTCTCCTTCAATGAGCCTGTAGAAAAGGTAAAATGGATTGCTGGATATCTTAGtgaaaatgaaatttcaaaGACAAAAATTGAACAAGAACTGAGGAGTTCACATGATGAAGCCAGTTTGTTGGCCAGCAAATTATCTGAAGCCCAGGCAGTGATGAAGTCACTTGAAGATGCCTTATTGGTTGTAGAAAAGAGCAGGTCTGAGCTCTTGGATGAGAAGAAAGAACTTGAGATTTCCAAGTCTCTTGTGGAGGAGGAGCTACAGAAGGAAAAAGAGAAAGCTTCTTCACATACAACCAAGTATGAAGAGCTTTTAGCGAGTACAAAAGCTCTTGAAGATGCTCTATCAATAGCAGAAGAAAATGTTTCCAGGTTCACGAACGAGAGAGATGTAGCTGTAGAAGAAAAATCTCTTGCTGAAGAGcagttaaataaattaaaggaGGAGCTTTCTGACCACGTTACAAAACTTGGTGATGCTGACAAAATTATTCAGTCCCTTGAAGATGCGTTGTCTCAGGCACAGAATAATGCTTCAGTACTAGCTGAAGAGAACATTAAAGTTCAAACTGGCCAGGCTGATTTGGATGGTGAGATAAAGAGAATTAGAGAAGAAACCGACTTGCTTGCTAGCAAGCTCTCTGAATCCTTTGTAACAATCCAATCGCTTGAGGGAAAATTACTAAATTCACAGAATAACATGGCGGATCTGGttcagaaaaaagaaaatgctgAGAAACAGATAAATTCACTTACCTCTAAACTGGAATCTTGCATGGAGGAGTTAGCTGGGAACCGAAGTAGCCTACGGAGTCGCACTTTGGAGCTCTCTGGTCAGCTTGACAGTCTTCAATTACTTCTAAAAGATGAGACTCTTTCAACCTTGCTTGGGCAATGTTTCCAGAGAAAATTTGAGAGCTTAAAGAGCATAGATTTTCTACTTAAAGAGATCTGGGACTGTTCCCTGGAAATGGACTCTGAATTGCAGCAAAACAGTCCTGTCATGAAG GACGATTCGGCTCTTTCAACTACTTTCCCATCTAACATTGAGGTCGCCCTTCCAAACTTGGAATTGTTGAATGGTGTGGGAAATGCCATTGATGATGAGAGCATGTTTGACATTGAGAAGATGGTTAAAAGCTATCACCTGAGAAGCAAAATTCTGGCTGATAATTTTGATAAGTTATCTACACTTTTCGATGAGTCAATGGATGCTACGTTGAGATGGTTACACTTAAGAAAAGATAGAGTAGTCAATGCAATGAAATATACATGCTCTCTCAAAGATCAAGTGAAGGACATTGAAACAGATAAGAAGAGGCAGGAGGATACTATAGCATCACTGGAATATGATATCAGAGTTTTGTTGTCTGCTTGTACTGATGCTACTCAGGGATTGGAGTTGAATATAAATGAAGCTGTGTCCAAGCTGAGATCTATCGATAAATTGGTAAACCTAGACAGCAGATTGTCCATGGATTTGGAAGCAGTCAACGATGATGGAGACATAGCACTTTCTACTGATCATGTGAAGAAGGCTCAAAAGCTACTACTTGCTGCAAGACGGAATCAAGATCTTGGTATCGTGTTTCAGGATGCTATAAGTAAGTTGGTGAATATTACCGAGAATATGCAGAACAAACTGAAAGAAACTCAGCTGGCTTCTGATGAGATCTTGGAAGAAAGAGATGCATACAAAGACAAAATCTGGAAACTGGAAACTGATCTGAAAGAACAGCAGAACTTGCAACATGAGATTACTATCGAACTAGAAGATATGCGGAGCAAACTGAAAGAAGCGCAAGTAAATTGTGATGAAGCCTTGGAGGAAAGAGATCTATACAAGGAAAAAATATGGAAATCGGAGGCTGATCTGAAAGCACAGCAAGAAGAAATCAATGAAATGGCAATTAAGCTAGAAGATCAGATGAAAAAAGAGGATGAACTGAGGAAAAGAGAAGCAGAGTTGTCTATTTCGTTCTCCAAATTTCACG AACTGGAGGAGACTTTATCGGCATCTCAAGTTAAATCCattattgataaagtaaaactgGTTAATGTTCCTGACGCTGCGTTTGCCTTTGGAGATTCAGATAATTCAACCAATGTAAGAAAGCTGTTCTATGTCGTAGATAGTTTTAGTGACTATATGGAGCAGGCAAGCTTGCTATCTCATCAGAATGGAGAGCTTCACTCAACCATTGATAAGCAGATTCTCGACATAGAACAGCTGAAGAGGCAAGTCGAAGAGTACGTAGCCAACGAGAAAAATTTCGAAAAGCTGGACAAGTTGTTAGAGCTTGAATCAGGTTTACAGCTTATTGCAAAGAAGCTGGGAGCTGGTGATGTGATGAATGATTCCAAAGTAAATGGGGCATTATGGCTCCTTCCCTTGCTCGAAAAACTAGTTGCAGATGTGATGCACGAGTCTGAATCTCTGAAACTTAAAAATGAAGACCTTGGTGCCAAATTGCTTGGGGCCCAAAAGGCTGTGGATGATTTGTCAAACAAGGTTAAATTACTAGAAGACATTGATAAATCCAGAGCCATTCTACCAGAGATAGACCAGGAAAGAAGAACATCTGTAGCTTCCTTGTCTACTCAGACGGAGATATCAGAAATGCAAGAC GCAGCACTCGCCAAGAGCAACAACATTCCTTCTGTTTCATCTGCTGCCCACGTGCGTTCGTTGAGGAAGGCTTCAAATGATTACCTTGCTATCAATATTGAGTCTGAGGCCGAAAGGTTGATTAATGATAAGGGACTCAATGATGATAAAG GTCAAGCATTCAAGCCACTGGTTACTTCTGGTATGATTCCTAGACAGGGAAAAACATTTGCAGATCGAGTTGATGGAATCTG GATGAATGGGAGCGAGCTTTGA